The Engystomops pustulosus chromosome 1, aEngPut4.maternal, whole genome shotgun sequence genome has a window encoding:
- the ERI1 gene encoding 3'-5' exoribonuclease 1 yields MEEQKENRPLQNTGCQEEELCGSIKNVELSAGVKRMVSGGQEDKGIHPTKPSAGDFSDPVYKEIAFANGCINRMGKDELKAKLTELKLDTRGVKDVLKKRLKNYYKKQKLKQPNDFEAYYDYICVIDFEATCEEGNTPDYIHEIIEFPIVLVNTRTMDIEETFQRYVRPELKPKLSEFCINLTGITQELVDKADTFPVVLQSVVDWMREKELGTKFKYAILTDGSWDMSKFLNMQCNVSHIKYPRFAKKWINIRKCYGNFYKVPRNQTKLTTMLEKLGLKYEGRLHCGLDDSKNIARIAIRMLQDGCELRVNERMHTGQLMNVSSSLPLEGAAIPHNPQFKK; encoded by the exons ATGGAGGAGCAGAAGGAGAACAGGCCCCTGCAGAACACCGGCTGCCAGGAGGAAGAGCTGTGCGGGAGCATAAAGAACGTGGAGCTCTCTGCAGGG GTGAAGAGAATGGTATCTGGAGGGCAGGAAGACAAAGGTATTCATCCTACTAAACCTAGTGCCGGTGACTTCAGTGATCCAGTCTACAAAGAAATCGCTTTTGCCAATGGATGTATAAATAGAATGGGTAAAGATGAACTGAAGGCTAAACTTACAGAATTAAAGTTGGACACCAG AGGGGTGAAGGATGTTCTGAAGAAACGCCTGAAAAATTACTACAAAAAGCAGAAATTAAAGCAACCCAATGACTTTGAAGCTTACTATGACTACATTTGTGTAATTGACTTTGAAGCCACCTGTGAGGAAGGCAATACACCGGATTACATTCATGAAATCATAGAGTTCCCCATTGTCTTGGTCAATACAAGGACAATGGATATT GAGGAGACTTTCCAGCGTTATGTACGACCCGAATTAAAGCCAAAGCTTTCAGAGTTCTGCATTAATCTTACTGGAATAACTCAG GAACTTGTTGATAAGGCTGACACGTTTCCTGTGGTGCTCCAGAGTGTAGTTGACTGGATGAGAGAAAAGGAACTGGGTACAAAGTTCAAGTATGCTATCCTGACCGATGG GTCATGGGATATGAGCAAATTCTTAAATATGCAGTGTAATGTCAGTCATATAAAATACCCACGTTTTGCAAAGAAATGGATTAATATTCGCAAATGTTATGGGAATTTTTACAAG GTTCCAAGAAATCAGACAAAGCTTACAACAATGCTTGAAAAGTTGGGCCTAAAATATGAAGGTCGTCTTCACTGTGGATTAGATGATTCAAAGAACATTGCAAGGATCGCTATTCGCATGCTACAAGATGGCTGTGAACTTCGTGTGAATGAGAGAATGCATACAGGACAGCTCATGAATGTATCTAGCTCCCTGCCGTTGGAAGGGGCTGCAATTCCTCATAATCCTCAATTCAAAAAAtag